Below is a window of Patescibacteria group bacterium DNA.
AGGCTCGAATGCAAAAATCAAAATCCAAAAGTCAAAATGAAAATGTAAAATCTTTAAATTTTGATCTATCATTTTGCATTTTGAGATTTACATTTTACATTTACCCACATTTCCTATGCTCACCAAACAACAAACCAAAGTTTTAGACATTATTAAAAATTGCATTAAGGACCACGGGTATGCTCCTTCCATCCGGGAAATCGCGGAAGAAATGGGTGTTTCCTCCCCTGCCACGGTAAACGAGCACCTCGAAGCGCTCGTGCAAAAGGGATTCTTGAAAAAAACGGACCGCGCCATCCGCAATATTGAACTCACGAAAAAGGTGTGGATGCTCAGCAAAAGCATTGAGCTGCCGCTCGTGGGGCTCATTGCGGCAGGCGAGCCGATTGAAGCGATTGAACAAAGGGGAGAAACCGTCGCCGTACCCACCGAGCTTGCGGGCGACGAGAACTGCTACGTGCTGCGGGTGAAAGGCGATTCCATGATGGAAGACGGGATCTTAAATGGAGACTACGTGATTGTGGAACGCACCTTCTATCCTAAAAATGGCGACGTGGTGGTGGCGCTTCTGGATAATGAACACGCGACGCTCAAACGGTATTACCGGGAAAAAGACAGGATCCGGCTGCAGCCCGCAAATAAAAACTACAACCCTCTCTTCGTAAAGAATCCCGCGATTCAGGGAATTGTTAAGGGATTGATAAGAAAATTTGCGGTAGCATAATGCCGAATTTCAAAATCTCACCGCTCAGGCGGGAAACTTTGAGCTTTGTCATTTCAAAAGGAATATGTCCCTCACCTCGTACCACGACCCCATTTCGGTGCTTGCCTCCTTCCGCGGAGGCGAAGTGAAACCCGTGGCGTTCAAATGGGGAGGGCGCGACTGGCACGTAAAACAGGTGAATCTCGTGAGCGCCTCGCGCGACGGCCGCGCCAAACTCATATATTTCTCCGTCTCAGACGAAGCAAACGCGTTCAAACTCCAATTCAATAGCGAAACATTGGAGTGGGCGCTGGAGGAAGTGTGGCATGATTAATTTTCAATTATCAATTTTCAATCAATGACCTAATGAATCAATTTTCAAACTTTGAACATTGCGAAATTGAAAATTGTTTGAAAATTGTCCCCCTTCGGGAGATCCCCCGTAGGGGGAGAAATTGAGCATTGAAAATTCACTCACTATGCTCCATCAACGAGTAGTGCTTCACATCGACATGAACAGCTACTTCGCCTCGGTGGAGCAGCAGGCAAACCCGTTCCTGCGCGGAAGAGCGGTGGCAGTCTGCGCCTATCTCTCTCCGAACGGATGCGTCATTGCATCGTCCCGGGAGGCAAAGGAAAAAGGGGTGAAAACCGGCCTGCGCGTGCG
It encodes the following:
- the lexA gene encoding transcriptional repressor LexA; the encoded protein is MLTKQQTKVLDIIKNCIKDHGYAPSIREIAEEMGVSSPATVNEHLEALVQKGFLKKTDRAIRNIELTKKVWMLSKSIELPLVGLIAAGEPIEAIEQRGETVAVPTELAGDENCYVLRVKGDSMMEDGILNGDYVIVERTFYPKNGDVVVALLDNEHATLKRYYREKDRIRLQPANKNYNPLFVKNPAIQGIVKGLIRKFAVA